In Uranotaenia lowii strain MFRU-FL chromosome 2, ASM2978415v1, whole genome shotgun sequence, one genomic interval encodes:
- the LOC129741041 gene encoding uncharacterized protein LOC129741041 — translation MATTSASSLSSKNPPLRNLQTKVKALMEMFKSITIFASTLGEVTSAQQIQVRLEKLDDLWDRINDALIEVEMHEEYSSKEATCSNIRQDFTTKYYNAKASMLERIKELEGGVSVLHSTRMMDSSIQPTIEHVRLPQIKLQTFDGDIDQWLSFRDLYLSLIHTKTDLPEVEKFHYLKGCLTGEARALIDPLALTRANYPVAWDILMARYNDSKVLKRRQVGNLFKLPKVAKESAVDIQALLEGFERVVKTLDQLVKPEEYKDLLLLEMLCSRLDPITRRAWEEHSAHQDQDKVVDLTQFLQTRVKILASLPPKAHDNKQEGFQWPKKPNVTRTSHSAAQMMAGSCIACPESHLLYTCPTFLKLSASARDKLLRQNSLCRNCFRRGHQASDCRSNQVCRKCKGKHHTLVCFRVDSAENNYTRPSQPLASAANSNQSASATTSAVNLGSVSSNMARNHSSTVLLATAVVLVEDDAGKVFQARALLDSGSECNFMTEGLCQLMKVSRKRSNISVLGIGQSNTTVKHQVSAVVRSRTSDFSRPMDFLILPKVTADLPTTNVTVSAWKFPQGVELADPAFFKSTSLDVVLGIQHFFSFFPSQTKIPLGEGLPMLIESVFGWLVTGSVESQASSSRIICNTASKVDLDELLTRFWSCEEIGSPNNYSPEEQRCEAQFALTKYRSSTGRYTVALPKDEKILATIGESREMAFRRLQSLERRLEKEPELRQHYHGFMAEYLELGHMRRANVGPEKRVYLPHHPVIKQASTTTKVRVVFDASSKSSSGISLNDALLVGPVIQDELRALIMRCRI, via the coding sequence ATGGCTACGACATCCGCTTCCAGTTTGTCATCGAAAAATCCACCGCTGCGCAATCTACAAACAAAGGTGAAGGCGTTGATGgagatgtttaaatcaataaCCATTTTTGCAAGCACTCTGGGGGAAGTTACTTCAGCTCAACAAATCCAGGTTAGGCTGGAGAAACTGGACGATTTATGGGATCGGATCAACGACGCGCTGATCGAGGTTGAGATGCACGAAGAGTACTCGTCGAAAGAAGCAACATGTTCCAATATACGGCAGGATTTCACCACGAAGTACTACAACGCCAAGGCATCTATGTTGGAACGCATCAAGGAACTGGAAGGAGGTGTCAGTGTTCTACATTCCACCCGTATGATGGACTCGTCAATTCAACCAACCATCGAGCATGTCAGGCTACCGCAAATCAAGTTGCAAACGTTCGACGGTGACATCGACCAGTGGCTGAGCTTCCGAGACCTGTACTTATCCCTGATCCATACCAAGACGGACTTACCGGAGGTTGAAAAGTTCCACTACCTGAAGGGCTGTCTCACCGGCGAAGCGCGGGCTCTCATCGATCCGTTGGCACTTACGAGGGCGAACTATCCAGTAGCCTGGGACATCCTAATGGCCAGGTACAACGACAGCAAGGTGTTGAAGCGCAGGCAGGTTGGAAACCTATTCAAACTACCCAAGGTGGCTAAGGAGTCGGCCGTCGATATTCAGGCACTACTGGAAGGTTTCGAACGCGTCGTGAAAACCCTGGACCAATTGGTAAAACCGGAAGAATATAAGGACCTGTTGTTGCTGGAAATGTTGTGCTCCAGACTGGATCCAATTACACGTCGTGCATGGGAAGAGCACAGTGCTCATCAGGACCAGGACAAGGTGGTAGATTTAACCCAATTTCTCCAAACCCGCGTGAAAATCTTGGCATCGCTTCCACCTAAGGCTCACGATAACAAGCAGGAAGGTTTTCAATGGCCGAAGAAACCCAACGTAACCAGAACAAGTCACAGCGCAGCACAGATGATGGCCGGAAGTTGCATTGCTTGTCCGGAATCCCATTTGTTGTACACCTGCCCTACGTTCCTGAAGTTGAGTGCTTCCGCTCGAGACAAGCTGCTGCGACAAAATTCTCTCTGCAGAAACTGTTTTCGGCGTGGTCATCAAGCTTCGGACTGCAGATCGAACCAGGTTTGTCGCAAATGCAAAGGAAAACACCATACGCTAGTCTGCTTTCGCGTCGACAGTGCAGAAAACAACTATACACGTCCATCGCAACCTTTGGCATCTGCTGCCAACAGTAATCAATCCGCTTCAGCAACCACCTCAGCCGTCAACTTAGGATCCGTTTCATCGAACATGGCAAGGAATCATTCCTCAACCGTTCTGTTAGCTACAGCTGTCGTCTTAGTGGAAGACGATGCAGGCAAGGTGTTCCAGGCAAGGGCTTTATTGGACTCAGGCTCCGAATGCAACTTCATGACAGAAGGGCTCTGTCAACTTATGAAGGTGTCTCGAAAACGGTCGAACATTTCTGTTCTTGGAATCGGTCAATCAAATACCACGGTCAAGCATCAGGTGTCAGCGGTCGTACGGTCAAGAACATCGGACTTTTCTCGGCCGATGGATTTCTTAATATTACCCAAGGTTACCGCGGATCTACCGACAACAAACGTGACGGTTTCTGCGTGGAAATTCCCGCAGGGCGTGGAACTAGCAGATCCAGCGTTTTTCAAATCAACATCATTGGATGTGGTGCTAGGAATACAGCacttcttttcatttttcccgAGTCAGACCAAGATTCCGTTGGGCGAAGGTTTACCCATGCTGATTGAGTCAGTGTTTGGCTGGTTGGTGACAGGTTCGGTAGAAAGTCAAGCTTCTTCGTCGCGCATCATCTGTAATACGGCCTCCAAGGTGGATCTGGATGAACTTCTTACTCGTTTTTGGTCTTGTGAGGAGATAGGGTCTCCGAACAATTATTCCCCGGAAGAGCAACGCTGCGAGGCGCAGTTTGCTCTAACCAAGTACAGAAGTTCTACTGGGCGATACACCGTTGCACTACCGAAGGACGAAAAGATATTGGCAACCATTGGCGAGTCGCGGGAGATGGCTTTCCGTCGACTTCAGTCCCTGGAACGTAGACTGGAAAAGGAACCAGAGCTACGTCAACACTACCACGGTTTTATGGCAGAATACCTGGAGCTCGGGCACATGCGTAGGGCGAATGTGGGTCCCGAGAAACGTGTTTATCTTCCTCATCACCCGGTCATAAAGCAGGCAAGCACAACAACCAAGGTGCGCGTTGTGTTTGATGCATCATCCAAAAGCAGTAGCGGTATATCCTTGAACGACGCCTTATTGGTTGGACCCGTAATCCAGGACGAGCTTCGAGCTCTCATCATGCGTTGTCGGATTTAA